Proteins from one Nitrobacteraceae bacterium AZCC 2146 genomic window:
- a CDS encoding hypothetical protein (product_source=Hypo-rule applied), with protein sequence MTIKYPSISDVSPLFHELHVRRSALADRRAAIEAEARGLASIQRTGEDPYRQQRVDALVKGEVIAQPANTDMRLQAVLSELADTIEADRVLERQIQDARSKGARAICETIKPDHDRIMKTLTKSLSEAHRASVELHDLRRSMVDDGIATGPLFNVMPDFLGYPRDKTSDCAEFFRDAAKSGYCSLAKELA encoded by the coding sequence ATGACTATCAAATATCCCTCTATTTCCGACGTATCCCCCCTCTTTCATGAACTTCATGTCCGACGTTCCGCGCTTGCGGATCGACGAGCCGCTATTGAGGCCGAAGCTCGCGGCCTCGCTTCAATTCAGCGAACGGGCGAAGACCCTTATCGCCAACAGCGCGTGGATGCCCTCGTCAAAGGTGAGGTAATTGCCCAGCCTGCTAACACCGACATGCGGCTCCAGGCCGTGCTGTCCGAACTGGCCGACACAATCGAAGCAGATCGCGTGCTTGAACGTCAAATTCAGGACGCGAGGTCCAAAGGCGCTAGGGCGATCTGCGAGACAATCAAGCCCGATCATGATCGCATCATGAAGACCCTCACCAAGAGCCTTAGCGAGGCTCACAGGGCGTCTGTTGAACTGCATGATCTCCGCCGTTCGATGGTTGACGACGGCATTGCTACTGGCCCGCTGTTCAACGTGATGCCAGACTTCTTGGGGTACCCCCGCGACAAAACCAGCGATTGCGCCGAGTTCTTTCGGGACGCAGCGAAGAGCGGCTATTGCAGCCTGGCGAAGGAACTCGCCTGA
- a CDS encoding HK97 family phage prohead protease (product_source=TIGR01543; cog=COG3740; pfam=PF04586; tigrfam=TIGR01543), with the protein MGRDYEIASQRGYEIGGSPGFITSVDRRHVAHSKAISEDEFVDDGRILTGYACLYNKCVMDHGVIKAISSGAFNQWISDRKEAVGFWLDHDSTKQVGSTDNGLELYSDAVGLAFRFKFPNTGLGREARQLAQTKAYLSMSVGFTYKDINIRTIAGEQVSIVKDARLQEISFVPSGAIKDAFGILSKPTRSLREDCETRGMLSDGAFVGMVRALQDLKNSLH; encoded by the coding sequence ATGGGTCGCGATTACGAAATTGCGTCCCAGCGAGGTTATGAAATCGGTGGATCGCCCGGCTTCATCACGTCGGTTGACAGGCGGCACGTAGCCCATTCCAAAGCTATCAGCGAAGACGAGTTCGTCGATGATGGCAGGATTCTCACTGGTTACGCGTGCCTGTACAACAAATGTGTGATGGACCACGGCGTTATCAAAGCTATCTCGTCTGGTGCATTCAACCAGTGGATTTCCGACCGCAAGGAAGCGGTAGGGTTCTGGCTGGACCACGATTCCACAAAACAAGTCGGGTCAACGGACAACGGCTTAGAACTTTATTCCGATGCGGTCGGCTTGGCATTTCGGTTCAAGTTTCCGAATACCGGGCTTGGACGCGAAGCCAGACAGCTTGCCCAGACCAAAGCATATCTGAGCATGTCGGTCGGCTTCACTTACAAGGACATAAACATTCGCACGATTGCGGGTGAGCAGGTTTCGATTGTGAAGGACGCTCGGCTTCAAGAGATTTCCTTTGTGCCAAGCGGTGCGATCAAGGACGCCTTTGGCATCTTGAGCAAGCCGACCCGATCACTTCGCGAAGATTGCGAAACACGAGGAATGCTGTCCGACGGGGCATTCGTCGGAATGGTCCGCGCTCTCCAAGACCTTAAGAACTCGCTGCACTAG
- a CDS encoding hypothetical protein (product_source=Hypo-rule applied; transmembrane_helix_parts=Outside_1_9,TMhelix_10_29,Inside_30_143): MKLSPAGKDLAALSFLAVGTLAGWSAYAARNLVNDAEVKAGNHPYCIQVTHNGAQPSYSPLRSMMQLAWPSLRSPSGDVFPHYTFHAVLVVLDGEEKSFFNWSYHKNAFDLVRPDTQKRLVTSLEPSCIPTSRFLSRLPWLSV, from the coding sequence ATGAAACTCTCTCCAGCCGGAAAAGACCTCGCTGCGTTGTCGTTCCTTGCCGTCGGCACGTTGGCCGGTTGGTCCGCATATGCCGCAAGAAACCTCGTCAACGATGCCGAAGTAAAAGCGGGCAACCATCCATACTGCATTCAGGTAACTCACAACGGGGCTCAGCCGTCGTATTCACCCCTGCGGAGTATGATGCAACTTGCATGGCCCTCGTTACGTTCTCCAAGCGGAGACGTCTTTCCGCACTACACCTTCCACGCCGTCCTCGTGGTACTCGACGGGGAAGAAAAGTCCTTCTTCAACTGGTCGTACCATAAAAACGCATTCGATCTGGTACGCCCCGATACTCAGAAACGTTTGGTCACGTCTTTAGAACCGAGTTGCATACCTACCTCTAGATTCTTAAGCCGTTTGCCTTGGTTATCGGTTTAA
- a CDS encoding hypothetical protein (product_source=Hypo-rule applied): protein MKNFVAATLIILWTTGSLRADQDDPCVNYGRALAYSRTSDAAIATLALREPKTGAEIEIKLPRNFTGVYGNLTDGHQCQLAFELMWPQMTAGGLVQDYQKRVRDRMMGDAPVWRSLTIDVTVGRNSWAHWFVPSEYCHRRERGRELTDRPYGLRALDDGFPWGSHRQSDGSYRNMKELLPYPLNEANQFYLLAEDASEMISISCSKGAPRCELHDHFAGFLTTTFFNAEEIANWKTYRDTVRQFLAAHTVRITPPKTPVEPGLHSDRQAPFGACMREFEPTIGADTLRRMGLD from the coding sequence TTGAAAAACTTCGTTGCTGCAACGTTGATTATCCTCTGGACGACCGGATCGTTGCGCGCCGATCAGGATGATCCGTGCGTCAACTACGGTCGAGCGCTGGCCTATTCGCGCACTTCTGACGCAGCAATCGCTACGTTGGCGCTGCGTGAGCCAAAAACAGGCGCCGAGATCGAGATAAAATTGCCTCGCAACTTCACCGGTGTTTACGGCAATCTGACCGATGGTCATCAATGCCAGCTTGCTTTCGAGTTGATGTGGCCGCAGATGACCGCTGGGGGTCTGGTGCAAGATTACCAGAAGCGGGTGCGCGATCGGATGATGGGCGACGCACCGGTTTGGCGATCCCTGACAATCGACGTCACCGTCGGGCGCAACTCGTGGGCGCATTGGTTTGTCCCAAGCGAGTATTGTCATCGGCGTGAGAGGGGCCGGGAGCTTACGGATCGTCCGTATGGATTGCGGGCGCTCGACGATGGCTTCCCGTGGGGATCGCACCGCCAGAGCGACGGCAGTTATCGCAACATGAAAGAGCTTCTGCCTTACCCACTAAACGAGGCAAACCAGTTCTATCTACTTGCAGAGGACGCAAGCGAGATGATCAGCATCTCCTGTTCAAAGGGAGCGCCGCGCTGCGAGTTGCACGACCATTTCGCAGGTTTTCTGACAACCACGTTCTTCAACGCCGAGGAAATCGCGAATTGGAAAACGTATCGCGACACTGTACGGCAATTTCTGGCTGCGCACACGGTGCGCATCACACCGCCCAAAACGCCGGTCGAGCCCGGGTTGCACAGCGATAGGCAGGCGCCGTTCGGCGCTTGTATGCGAGAGTTCGAGCCCACCATCGGGGCCGACACGCTGCGCCGAATGGGCTTGGATTGA
- a CDS encoding P27 family predicted phage terminase small subunit (product_source=TIGR01558; cog=COG3747; pfam=PF05119; tigrfam=TIGR01558): MKSKTAALQPPKHLRADTEGWFASVVEEFDLDSHHLRLLAKACEAWDRSEQAREAIAKHGLTYLDRFDAPRARPECAIERDSRLAFARLVREIGLDVSAPVESRPTTLRGNR; encoded by the coding sequence ATGAAATCGAAAACTGCGGCATTGCAGCCGCCCAAACACCTACGCGCCGATACGGAGGGTTGGTTTGCGTCGGTGGTCGAAGAATTTGACCTCGACAGCCACCATCTTCGCCTGTTGGCGAAGGCTTGTGAAGCTTGGGACCGCTCTGAACAGGCGCGCGAAGCCATCGCCAAGCACGGCTTGACCTATCTAGACCGCTTCGACGCGCCCCGCGCACGGCCTGAATGCGCCATAGAGCGCGACAGCCGGTTGGCCTTCGCCCGGCTTGTCCGTGAAATCGGCTTGGACGTGTCGGCACCGGTCGAAAGCCGCCCCACGACGTTGAGGGGTAACCGATAA
- a CDS encoding O-acetyl-ADP-ribose deacetylase (regulator of RNase III) (product_source=COG2110; cath_funfam=3.40.220.10; cog=COG2110; pfam=PF01661; smart=SM00506; superfamily=52949), which translates to MSHLNRNLTNLLPNGVSTSGICGNPMLIYRRTSLLESTAQTLVNTVNCVGVMGKGIALAFKEREPQMFAAYKKICDQKLLEPGKLWLWRGNDHLTLNFPTKIHWRNPSKLEWIEAGLRKFVETYKSLGLTEVSFPRLGCGNGNLDWNDVRPLMERYLSPLPIQIYIHDYTVDIGLPEHMESVANQLRTEMPADADFDNFLRSLYRAADLVGTQLLDINSRVPIEASVVDGQLKIGYEQREWSFDREDLWGVWIGLQKGLLTKEKAGWSTTDGGKPLLSLISLLPQVRPIQIQKAQSEAELAVELRPNLGSDEAVPDSKKQIEMVWH; encoded by the coding sequence TTGAGTCACCTCAATCGCAATCTAACCAATTTGCTTCCCAATGGGGTCAGCACGTCAGGCATTTGCGGAAATCCAATGTTAATTTACCGGCGCACAAGCCTTCTTGAATCCACAGCGCAGACGCTCGTCAACACCGTCAACTGCGTTGGGGTAATGGGCAAAGGCATTGCGCTTGCGTTCAAGGAACGTGAGCCGCAGATGTTCGCAGCTTACAAAAAGATATGTGACCAGAAGCTTCTGGAGCCAGGAAAGCTCTGGCTTTGGCGCGGGAATGACCACCTCACGCTGAACTTCCCTACAAAGATCCATTGGCGCAATCCGTCAAAGCTGGAATGGATCGAGGCTGGGCTGCGGAAGTTCGTCGAAACCTATAAGTCGCTGGGGCTTACAGAGGTTTCTTTTCCACGTCTGGGATGCGGTAACGGCAATCTGGATTGGAATGATGTGCGCCCGCTGATGGAGCGCTATCTTTCCCCACTCCCCATTCAGATTTACATTCATGACTACACTGTCGATATCGGATTGCCCGAGCATATGGAGTCGGTGGCCAATCAGTTGCGAACAGAAATGCCCGCCGACGCGGATTTTGACAACTTTTTAAGGTCGCTGTATCGCGCGGCTGATCTGGTCGGAACACAGTTGTTAGATATCAACAGTCGCGTGCCCATCGAGGCATCCGTTGTCGATGGACAATTGAAGATCGGGTACGAGCAACGCGAGTGGAGCTTCGACCGTGAAGATTTATGGGGCGTATGGATTGGTCTCCAAAAAGGTCTACTGACAAAAGAGAAGGCCGGTTGGTCAACGACTGATGGTGGCAAGCCGCTGCTATCCCTGATCAGTCTGTTGCCACAGGTGCGCCCGATCCAGATTCAAAAAGCTCAGAGCGAAGCTGAGCTGGCTGTGGAATTGAGACCGAATCTTGGATCAGACGAGGCTGTGCCGGATTCAAAAAAACAAATTGAGATGGTATGGCACTAA